Proteins found in one Homalodisca vitripennis isolate AUS2020 chromosome 4, UT_GWSS_2.1, whole genome shotgun sequence genomic segment:
- the LOC124361491 gene encoding chromobox protein homolog 3-like — MFSSEFYYGSRRNLRNDHVTSTQYYRIVYIPADTVPPSPSSEVYHVEKVLDKRTVRGKTEYFLKWKGYSDIDNSWEPEHNLNCPDLIKDFEDERKKKKKTVVRKYNISNPVAKQKRVSVGSKTPDEVKQGFERGLEPEMIVAATYSGEEMMFLMKWKRSRRADLVTAEEAKLICPHLVIKFYEDRQIWHTSAIDECSEQ; from the coding sequence ATGTTTAGTTCTGAATTTTACTATGGATCTAGACGAAATTTGCGAAATGATCATGTCACTTCCACACAATACTATAGAATAGTCTACATTCCGGCAGATACAGTGCCACCATCTCCGAGCAGCGAAGTATACCACGTAGAAAAGGTACTAGACAAAAGGACTGTCAGGGGAAAAACAGAATACTTCTTAAAGTGGAAAGGGTATAGTGACATCGACAATTCGTGGGAGCCCGAACACAATTTGAACTGTCCCGATTTGATTAAGGATTTTGAGGACGAAcgtaagaagaagaagaagactgTCGTTCGTAAGTATAACATTTCCAACCCAGTGGCAAAACAGAAGAGAGTGTCCGTGGGTAGTAAAACTCCTGATGAAGTTAAACAAGGGTTCGAAAGAGGTTTGGAGCCGGAGATGATCGTCGCCGCCACATACAGCGGGGAGGAGATGATGTTCCTGATGAAGTGGAAGAGGTCGCGCAGGGCAGATCTGGTGACCGCCGAGGAAGCCAAACTCATCTGTCCCCATCTTGTGATCAAGTTCTACGAAGACAGACAGATTTGGCACACTTCCGCCATAGACGAGTGTAGTGAGCAATGA